A genomic window from Chitinophaga pollutisoli includes:
- a CDS encoding M81 family metallopeptidase has product MSFDGKQLRVAILGIYHESNTFIAKPTTLDDFRNSHWLMGDAIAREYRHAFHEIGGMLEVLEENNIKAVPVMYAEATPGGTVSAETYDTLLEEMMRGLEAILPVDGCLVVPHGAGVSEEFMDMDGHWLTQLRQRLGADMPIIGTLDPHANVSPAMTAATNALVAYSTNPHIDQRDTGKKAAALMVETLKGNIHPVQQLMQAPVAISIEQQFTSAEPCKSLYGLAREAAGQPGVLSVSILLGFPYADVPEMGSAFIVITDNDPPLCKRIGEELKDRLVSNRTDFVAEKHDIAALLPKMRNWAKPVLLLDMGDNVGGGSPGNSAYLLAAVESYRMPSCFICIYDPAAVAEALAHQPGETFSLSPGNVEGGYMQGTTAFTITVRLLMAADGKFSEDSPRHGGQVNFDMGKIAVVQTGGGNVIMLTSLRVPPFSLRQLTAFGIHPQHFNAVVAKGVNAPIAAYGPVCPTIVQVNTPGVTQADMTRFTYRHRRQPLFPFEQDIK; this is encoded by the coding sequence ATGAGTTTTGACGGCAAACAGTTGCGCGTGGCCATACTGGGCATTTACCACGAATCCAATACATTCATCGCGAAACCAACGACGCTGGACGATTTCAGGAACAGCCACTGGCTGATGGGAGACGCTATCGCGCGGGAATACCGCCACGCCTTCCACGAAATCGGCGGCATGCTGGAAGTGCTGGAAGAAAACAACATCAAGGCGGTGCCGGTCATGTATGCCGAAGCTACGCCCGGCGGAACGGTCAGCGCCGAAACATACGACACGCTGCTGGAAGAAATGATGCGCGGGCTGGAAGCAATACTGCCTGTCGATGGCTGCCTCGTGGTGCCGCATGGCGCGGGCGTTTCCGAGGAATTTATGGATATGGACGGCCATTGGCTGACGCAGCTGCGGCAGCGCCTGGGCGCGGATATGCCCATCATCGGCACCCTCGACCCCCATGCCAATGTGAGCCCGGCCATGACCGCGGCTACCAACGCATTGGTCGCCTACAGCACCAACCCGCACATCGACCAGCGCGATACCGGGAAGAAGGCGGCCGCGCTGATGGTGGAAACGCTGAAAGGCAACATCCATCCCGTGCAGCAACTCATGCAGGCGCCGGTCGCCATCAGCATCGAGCAGCAATTCACTTCCGCGGAGCCCTGCAAAAGTTTGTATGGCCTGGCGCGGGAAGCGGCAGGGCAACCGGGCGTGCTGTCCGTCAGCATTCTGCTGGGTTTTCCTTATGCAGACGTGCCGGAGATGGGAAGCGCATTCATTGTAATTACCGATAACGACCCGCCGCTGTGCAAGCGCATCGGCGAAGAATTGAAAGATAGGCTGGTAAGCAATCGTACTGATTTCGTGGCGGAGAAACATGATATCGCCGCATTGCTGCCGAAGATGCGGAATTGGGCCAAACCGGTGCTGTTGCTGGATATGGGCGACAACGTAGGCGGCGGCTCCCCGGGCAACAGCGCTTACCTGCTGGCCGCGGTGGAATCATACAGGATGCCCAGCTGCTTTATCTGCATCTATGACCCGGCGGCCGTGGCGGAAGCCCTGGCGCATCAGCCCGGGGAAACGTTTTCCCTCTCGCCCGGCAATGTGGAAGGCGGATATATGCAGGGAACAACGGCATTCACCATTACCGTGCGCCTCCTCATGGCGGCAGACGGGAAGTTTTCCGAAGACAGCCCCCGGCACGGCGGACAAGTAAATTTCGATATGGGTAAAATAGCCGTAGTGCAAACCGGCGGCGGGAATGTCATCATGCTGACATCCTTACGCGTGCCGCCATTCAGCCTGCGGCAACTCACCGCCTTCGGTATCCATCCACAGCACTTCAACGCGGTGGTCGCCAAAGGCGTGAACGCGCCCATCGCGGCGTATGGCCCGGTTTGCCCCACCATCGTACAGGTGAATACCCCCGGCGTTACACAGGCCGATATGACGCGGTTCACCTACCGTCATCGCCGCCAACCATTATTCCCATTTGAACAGGATATAAAATGA
- a CDS encoding SMP-30/gluconolactonase/LRE family protein codes for MNKMISVTIVERLAELPWYTEGPVMDAQGNLFFTTLTGGIIFKINPEGKMSHWAYAKCPNGQYILPDGDHLICDSGQAGIARFGGDGGFKGYAIKDHCDGQALGAPNDLTADAHGGIYFTDSVRETGKVCYFGTDGSQRIVGRDFDFPNGIALSTDGKRLFVAESYRNRIMTCALRGPGQPAGKWEEWAMLPEHPSGDIIQNLPDGIRMGRDGLLYVAHYGMQAVQILDEDGKLVDTIRTGYPLTSNLCLLPGEIIVTGGYGEPGPGGVSSIKL; via the coding sequence ATGAACAAGATGATTTCGGTCACGATCGTTGAACGGCTGGCGGAACTGCCCTGGTACACGGAAGGCCCGGTTATGGATGCACAGGGGAACCTGTTTTTTACCACATTGACCGGTGGCATCATTTTCAAAATCAACCCGGAAGGGAAGATGTCTCACTGGGCTTACGCGAAGTGCCCCAACGGCCAGTACATCCTGCCAGATGGCGATCATCTCATCTGCGACAGCGGGCAGGCGGGCATCGCCAGGTTTGGCGGGGACGGCGGGTTTAAAGGCTATGCCATCAAGGACCATTGCGACGGCCAGGCGTTGGGTGCGCCCAACGATCTCACGGCGGATGCCCATGGCGGGATATACTTCACGGATTCCGTGCGGGAAACGGGCAAGGTGTGCTATTTCGGGACAGACGGATCGCAGCGCATCGTGGGCCGCGATTTTGATTTCCCCAATGGCATCGCGCTCAGCACGGATGGCAAACGCCTGTTTGTAGCCGAAAGCTATCGCAACCGGATCATGACCTGCGCCCTTCGCGGGCCGGGGCAGCCAGCCGGGAAGTGGGAAGAATGGGCGATGCTGCCCGAACATCCTTCCGGAGACATTATTCAAAACCTGCCCGACGGCATCAGGATGGGGCGCGACGGATTGTTGTACGTAGCGCATTACGGCATGCAGGCCGTACAGATATTGGATGAAGACGGAAAATTAGTGGATACGATCCGGACAGGTTACCCGCTCACCAGCAACCTCTGCCTGCTGCCGGGAGAAATCATCGTGACGGGCGGATACGGAGAACCCGGGCCCGGAGGCGTATCAAGTATCAAATTATAA
- a CDS encoding RagB/SusD family nutrient uptake outer membrane protein translates to MKTNIAGKWLLAGALLLGTGCSKFLEENNPSSLTSESFYTIPEHAEAAIAAVYAETRFIGNPAAIFSGNWQMLEAVTGTSTAEATENTNLNNLYALSYDGNNLHVAQWWNGLYRVIAQANQVIEKVPGINPMDDAQKKRILGEARFLRAWAYFYAVRLWGDVPLITKPQTASSEDFMPKRTAQEEVYNLVVEDLQAAEAAGLPWMDVSGRVSLAAVKAQLARVYLTMAGQPLNKGAAYFKLAADKSREIIDYAEANPAQINLFPNYGALHSVAEENKLELLFSIQYLADVEANPMLHMLPNNKPVTVFGGWTGTTVPTRSFYATYETGDLRAKDREGFFYTSYYMNGSGALFQLGAPYIFKYFNTIAFGTSGKTGTGQDDLNLMQIRYAEVLLMYAEAQNESGGINQAAYNALKKIRDRAELTTAGMGTFTQQSFREAVWRERWHELCYEGITWFDMIRLRKVYNETNKGFDAFEGHVNLNSNQPLQARHLLFPLPRLEMQNNPNLKPQNPGYPQ, encoded by the coding sequence ATGAAGACGAATATAGCAGGTAAATGGTTGCTGGCAGGCGCGTTGTTGCTGGGTACGGGCTGCAGCAAGTTCCTGGAGGAAAACAATCCTTCCAGCCTTACATCAGAAAGTTTTTACACAATACCCGAACATGCCGAAGCCGCCATCGCCGCGGTGTACGCCGAAACCCGGTTTATCGGCAACCCCGCCGCCATCTTTTCCGGCAACTGGCAGATGCTGGAAGCGGTCACGGGAACGTCTACCGCGGAAGCCACCGAAAATACAAACCTCAATAACCTCTACGCCCTTTCCTATGACGGCAATAATCTCCATGTGGCGCAATGGTGGAACGGCCTCTACCGCGTGATCGCGCAGGCCAACCAGGTGATCGAAAAAGTGCCGGGCATCAACCCGATGGACGATGCGCAGAAAAAACGCATCCTGGGAGAAGCGCGCTTCCTGCGGGCATGGGCTTATTTTTATGCGGTGCGGCTGTGGGGAGATGTTCCCCTCATCACAAAGCCGCAAACCGCGTCGTCGGAGGATTTTATGCCGAAAAGGACGGCGCAGGAAGAGGTGTACAACCTGGTTGTGGAAGACCTGCAGGCCGCCGAAGCCGCCGGCCTGCCCTGGATGGACGTTTCGGGGCGTGTATCGCTCGCTGCGGTGAAGGCCCAGCTGGCAAGGGTGTACCTGACCATGGCGGGGCAACCGCTGAACAAGGGGGCCGCATACTTCAAACTGGCGGCCGACAAGTCCAGGGAAATCATCGACTACGCAGAAGCCAATCCCGCGCAGATCAATCTCTTCCCCAATTACGGCGCGCTGCACAGCGTTGCCGAAGAGAATAAGCTGGAGCTGCTTTTCAGCATCCAATACCTAGCCGACGTGGAAGCCAATCCCATGCTGCACATGCTGCCGAATAACAAACCGGTGACGGTTTTCGGCGGCTGGACCGGCACCACCGTGCCGACCCGCTCATTTTACGCGACGTATGAAACGGGAGATCTCCGCGCCAAAGACCGCGAAGGGTTTTTCTATACGAGCTATTACATGAACGGCAGCGGCGCCCTTTTCCAGCTGGGTGCTCCTTACATCTTCAAATACTTCAACACGATAGCTTTCGGGACATCCGGCAAAACAGGCACCGGGCAGGATGACCTCAACCTCATGCAGATCCGCTACGCGGAGGTGCTGCTGATGTACGCGGAAGCCCAAAACGAAAGTGGCGGCATCAACCAGGCAGCATACAATGCCCTGAAGAAAATCCGCGACAGGGCGGAGCTGACCACTGCGGGCATGGGCACCTTCACGCAGCAGTCCTTCCGCGAAGCGGTGTGGCGCGAGCGCTGGCATGAGCTCTGTTACGAAGGCATCACCTGGTTCGATATGATCCGCTTGCGGAAAGTGTACAACGAAACCAACAAGGGATTCGACGCATTCGAGGGGCACGTCAACCTCAATTCCAACCAGCCTTTACAGGCCCGGCACCTGCTTTTCCCGCTCCCGCGGCTGGAAATGCAGAACAACCCGAACCTCAAGCCGCAAAATCCCGGCTACCCTCAATAA